A genomic stretch from Marinitoga sp. 38H-ov includes:
- a CDS encoding sigma-70 family RNA polymerase sigma factor has product MSKYKLRTLRVESLIKLAQSGDKEAMNMIMVKFEPMIKSIASKYYGAWAEFQDLVQIGFVGLIQGVFSYDENNNTKFSTFAYLNISSEIKSFLTYLNRLKNKILSDATSIESMFEEYSEDSDYYFEVPSETDLHQSIIYNYIFERSLEKMKDVEKEIVKLWLENSSYDEISNILNISKKKVDNTVQKFKKVANSVMDYVNTVISIGGE; this is encoded by the coding sequence ATGAGTAAATATAAATTGAGAACTTTAAGGGTAGAATCTTTAATTAAATTAGCTCAATCCGGAGATAAAGAAGCAATGAACATGATCATGGTAAAATTTGAGCCCATGATTAAGTCTATTGCTTCAAAATATTATGGTGCGTGGGCCGAATTTCAAGATTTAGTTCAAATTGGTTTTGTTGGATTAATACAAGGTGTTTTTTCATACGACGAAAATAATAATACAAAATTTTCTACATTTGCTTATTTGAATATTTCTTCCGAAATAAAATCCTTTTTAACATATTTAAATAGATTAAAAAATAAAATTTTATCAGATGCCACAAGCATAGAATCAATGTTTGAAGAATATTCTGAAGATTCAGATTATTATTTCGAAGTTCCTTCGGAAACAGATCTTCATCAATCAATAATATATAATTATATTTTTGAAAGATCATTAGAAAAAATGAAAGATGTTGAAAAAGAGATAGTTAAATTATGGTTAGAAAATAGTTCATATGATGAAATTTCAAACATTTTAAATATATCCAAGAAAAAAGTTGACAATACAGTTCAAAAATTTAAAAAAGTTGCAAATTCAGTTATGGATTATGTAAATACTGTTATTTCTATTGGAGGTGAATAA
- the leuS gene encoding leucine--tRNA ligase: MDFNHIDIEKKWQKEWENKGVFKTEQKSDKEKYYVLTMFPYPSGTIHVGHVKNYVIGDVVARYKRMQGYNVLHPFGYDAFGLPAENAAIKNNVNPEEWTFKNIETIRNQIKKIGISYDWDREIATCTEDYYKWTQWIFLKLYEKGLAYKKNAAVNWCPSCVTVLANEQVVNGKCERCGTEIEMKKLEQWYFKITDYSEKLLNDLEKLEGWPENVKTMQKNWIGKSVGAEVNFTIENSGKILTVFTTRPDTLWGVTFMALAPESPLVEELTTPEQKEEVESFLNRVTKEDKFKRVAQGAKKDGAFTGSYAINPVNGEKIPIYVANYILFEYGTGAIMAVPAHDQRDFEFAKEFNLPIRVVIKPKNKELDNLDEAYTEDGVMINSDKFDGMNNREALEKIISWLEEKKYGKKSTQYKLRDWLISRQRYWGAPIPIIYCDECGIVPVPEKDLPVKLPSNVKFEPTGKSPLTYTEEFINTTCPNCGKPAKREVDTMDTFVDSSWYFLRYINPKLDNKPFDSNDVNYWLPVDQYIGGVEHAILHLLYSRFITKVLHDLGYVNFSEPFSNLFTQGMIYKNGAKMSKSKGNVVSPDEMIEKYGADTLRLYMLFMGPPEKDAEWNDSGLEGIARFMNKVWNSMTKIIEITKDVNINNIRLNTKEEKSLRRKLHQIIGKITNDIEKNFQFNTAISGMMELINELNSYMNNIKQENWNKELLKELAYDFIILLSPFAPHVSEELWHMMGYKTFVLDAEWPKVDENALKVDEIEIVIQINGKVRSKIIVDANLSEDEIKKIAFDDEKIQKYIKGADIKKVILIKGKLLNIVIK, from the coding sequence ATGGATTTTAATCATATAGATATTGAAAAAAAATGGCAAAAAGAATGGGAAAACAAAGGAGTTTTTAAAACAGAACAAAAGAGCGATAAAGAAAAATATTATGTATTAACTATGTTTCCATATCCTTCAGGCACTATTCACGTTGGGCATGTTAAAAATTATGTTATTGGAGATGTTGTTGCTAGATACAAGAGAATGCAAGGATATAATGTATTACATCCATTCGGGTATGATGCTTTTGGTCTCCCTGCTGAAAATGCAGCAATTAAAAATAATGTAAATCCTGAAGAATGGACATTTAAAAATATTGAAACAATAAGAAACCAAATAAAAAAAATTGGCATTAGTTATGATTGGGATAGAGAAATAGCCACCTGTACAGAAGATTATTATAAATGGACACAATGGATATTTTTAAAATTGTATGAAAAAGGGTTAGCATACAAAAAAAATGCAGCTGTAAACTGGTGTCCAAGCTGTGTTACTGTATTAGCTAACGAACAAGTTGTTAATGGGAAATGCGAAAGATGCGGAACTGAAATTGAAATGAAAAAACTTGAACAATGGTATTTTAAAATAACTGACTATTCTGAAAAATTATTAAATGATTTAGAAAAATTAGAAGGATGGCCAGAAAATGTAAAGACGATGCAAAAAAATTGGATAGGAAAAAGCGTAGGAGCCGAAGTAAACTTTACTATTGAAAATTCAGGAAAAATTTTGACTGTATTTACTACAAGACCAGATACACTATGGGGAGTAACTTTTATGGCATTAGCTCCTGAATCCCCATTAGTTGAGGAATTAACAACACCAGAACAAAAAGAAGAAGTGGAATCATTTTTAAATAGAGTTACCAAAGAAGACAAGTTTAAGAGAGTTGCACAAGGAGCAAAAAAAGATGGTGCATTTACAGGAAGCTATGCAATTAATCCTGTTAATGGGGAAAAAATTCCTATATATGTAGCTAATTATATTTTATTTGAGTATGGAACAGGAGCAATTATGGCTGTTCCAGCACATGATCAAAGAGATTTTGAATTTGCTAAGGAATTTAATTTACCAATTAGAGTTGTAATAAAACCAAAAAACAAAGAATTAGATAATTTAGATGAAGCTTATACAGAAGATGGTGTAATGATAAATTCTGATAAATTTGATGGAATGAATAACCGAGAGGCTTTAGAAAAAATTATAAGCTGGCTAGAAGAAAAAAAATATGGTAAAAAAAGTACTCAATATAAATTGAGAGATTGGTTAATATCAAGGCAAAGATATTGGGGCGCTCCAATTCCAATAATATATTGTGACGAATGCGGAATTGTTCCTGTTCCAGAAAAAGATTTGCCAGTAAAATTACCATCAAATGTTAAATTTGAACCAACTGGTAAAAGCCCATTAACATATACAGAAGAGTTTATTAATACAACTTGTCCGAACTGTGGGAAACCAGCTAAAAGAGAAGTAGATACAATGGATACATTTGTAGATAGTAGTTGGTATTTCTTAAGATATATTAATCCAAAATTAGATAATAAACCATTTGATTCTAACGATGTTAATTACTGGTTACCCGTTGATCAATATATTGGTGGAGTAGAACATGCTATTTTACATTTGTTATACTCTAGATTTATAACTAAAGTATTACATGATTTGGGATATGTGAATTTTTCCGAACCATTTTCTAACTTATTTACACAAGGTATGATTTATAAAAATGGTGCAAAAATGTCCAAATCAAAAGGCAATGTTGTTTCCCCTGATGAAATGATAGAAAAATATGGTGCTGATACATTAAGATTATATATGTTATTTATGGGTCCTCCTGAAAAGGATGCTGAATGGAATGATTCAGGTTTAGAAGGAATAGCTAGATTTATGAATAAAGTTTGGAATTCAATGACAAAAATTATAGAAATTACCAAAGACGTTAATATAAATAATATTCGATTAAATACAAAAGAAGAAAAATCTTTAAGAAGAAAATTACATCAAATAATTGGAAAAATAACAAACGATATTGAGAAAAATTTCCAATTCAATACTGCAATAAGCGGTATGATGGAATTGATTAATGAATTAAACTCATATATGAATAATATAAAGCAAGAGAATTGGAATAAAGAACTATTAAAAGAATTAGCATATGATTTTATTATTTTATTATCCCCTTTCGCTCCACACGTTTCTGAAGAACTATGGCATATGATGGGTTATAAAACATTTGTATTAGATGCAGAATGGCCAAAAGTAGACGAAAATGCTTTAAAAGTAGATGAAATAGAAATAGTAATCCAAATAAATGGTAAAGTAAGATCTAAAATTATTGTTGATGCAAATTTATCCGAAGATGAAATTAAAAAAATCGCATTTGATGATGAAAAAATTCAAAAATATATTAAAGGAGCAGATATTAAAAAAGTAATTCTAATTAAAGGAAAATTACTTAATATAGTTATTAAATAA
- a CDS encoding redox-sensing transcriptional repressor Rex codes for MKNVKIPKPTIKRLAMYYRCLENKKSQGIQKTSSKELAESLEIKASQIRKDLSYFGEFGKRGVGYDINKLMESIKTILGLNKKWNVAVVGVGNLGSAIANYTGLEKNGFIIKAAFDKNKSKIGMQVAAGIIVYDMDDLKKICIEKNIEIAILTVPASVAQQVTDKLIETGIKGILNFTPTTLKTPEDISVENVDFTISLKSLTYDIVSNNKNIYEFEE; via the coding sequence ATGAAAAATGTTAAAATTCCTAAACCTACTATCAAAAGACTTGCAATGTATTACAGATGTTTAGAAAACAAAAAATCACAAGGTATTCAAAAAACTTCTTCAAAAGAATTAGCAGAATCTTTAGAAATAAAAGCTAGCCAAATAAGAAAAGATTTATCTTATTTTGGTGAATTTGGAAAGCGTGGAGTAGGATATGATATTAATAAATTAATGGAATCTATAAAAACTATATTAGGTCTTAATAAAAAATGGAATGTTGCTGTTGTAGGAGTAGGTAATTTAGGATCGGCTATTGCTAATTATACTGGATTAGAAAAAAATGGGTTTATAATTAAAGCTGCTTTTGACAAAAACAAATCAAAAATTGGAATGCAAGTAGCTGCTGGTATAATTGTATATGATATGGATGATTTAAAGAAAATTTGTATAGAAAAGAATATAGAAATAGCTATTTTAACTGTTCCTGCAAGCGTTGCTCAACAAGTTACAGATAAATTAATAGAAACTGGAATAAAAGGAATTTTAAATTTTACTCCTACTACTTTAAAAACACCTGAAGATATTTCTGTTGAAAATGTTGATTTCACAATTTCTCTTAAATCTTTAACTTATGATATTGTATCTAATAATAAGAATATATACGAATTTGAAGAATAG